The Ammoniphilus oxalaticus genome contains a region encoding:
- a CDS encoding WYL domain-containing protein — MIRELRRYLSTGQLCEIIYLDQTDRISQRQVKLMSIKGDQVTAYCYTRRAIRSFYIANVLAVGPVTFKKEA, encoded by the coding sequence ATGATTCGCGAACTACGACGGTACCTTTCAACGGGTCAACTTTGCGAGATCATTTATTTGGATCAAACGGATCGGATCAGTCAGCGGCAAGTGAAGCTCATGTCAATCAAAGGGGATCAGGTTACCGCTTATTGTTATACGCGTCGGGCGATTCGCTCTTTTTACATCGCAAATGTATTGGCTGTAGGACCTGTCACGTTCAAAAAAGAAGCGTAA